The Blastocatellia bacterium genomic interval CGATAGCATGTGTGACGAACCATGAAGTCGTAATACCACTTGTCACCTTGTTTTCTTACCGTCACTTGAACCTTCCTCTCCAGCCACTGACCATCGAAAGGCTGACGCAATCATACATGAAGTTCATGTGCGGAGGCTATAGCCTTGCCGGCGCTTCCGAACGCATCCACTCTAAGATTTCATCGGCCAGAAAGATGGTCCGGCGGCCCGCCTTACGATGGGGGATCGTGCCTTGGGAAACCCATTCATAGACCGAGCGAGTTGAGACCCGTAAGAGATTGGCCACTTCCTCCACCGTGAAGAACTTGGGTAAGATGGGTAAGCACTGAATTCATCTATGTAGAATGGGCAAAAGACTGGGCCGTGCCAGTCAAGCTGATGATGATGTGGGCGTACGCAGCCAGACTTCACAATCTGTTTTATGCGATTGGGGCTTCGCCGGATAAACCGGTCTTCTCCTCGCTCAGAGATCCTGCTCTGGAAGTTGCTGATACGTCCGATGCGAAAGCGGCTGCTGCCCGCGCCAATCACTGGGCGTCCTGCGTCGCTTCAACGTTTTCGGAAATCGCCTGTAATAATTTCAAGTTGCACGGCACTTTATAGATAATGGCTCATTCAATGGCCAACCGCCAAAAGTCGAATCGCCCGGTCCAGAACTTGATCCTGATGAGTTTGCCGACTTCCGAATTCGACCGCCTTTTTCCTAATTTAAAACTGGTCAACCTGACTCAAAGCAGGGTTATTTACCACCCTGGTGAATCTATCCGTGAGGTTTATTTCCCCAACACCGGTATGGTGTCTGTACTCTCGACCACGTCCGAGGCCGAAACGATTGAAATCGCAATGGTCGGTAATGAGGGGATGGTCGGGATGCCTATTTTCTGGGGCAGTGAGACAACCCCTTACCGGATGACGGTGCAGATTGCCGGTGCCGCCTATGTAATGAGTGCCGCATTGCTTAAAGAAGAGCTCAAGCATCAGACGGCGCTGCGCGACCTGCTGTTGCGCCACACCTACACCCTAATCAAGCAGATTGCACAGTCGGCCATCTGCAACCGCTTTCACACCATTGAGCAGCGCCTCTGCCGCTGGCTTCTGACCACGCATGACCGTACAAAGGCGAATGGGTTCAACCTTACGCAAGTTGCCCTCTCTCAGATGCTCGGTTCGGCGCGGCAACGCCTCAATGGGGCAGTCCACTCATTGCAGAAAAAGGAGCTTATACGTTACATGCGTGGTCAGATCTTGATTCTCGACCGTAGCGGCCTAGAAATGGCCTCTTGCGAGTGTTACGGGGTGGTCAAGCGCGGTTTTGAAAAAACTGTATACGATCAAAAAATAATGCCCTGAGTGTCCCCCATGTGACAGACAATGGTTTCCCTCCGCGTGTATGATATTTTTCTTCGCTGGGTGGAGCGAAGGACATTCAGCGCCCCCGGGCTGACCATAAGAATCAGTTTCACATAAACGAGCAAGGGATAGGACGACCCTACGTATTACTCCGGAAACATTTCCATTCAGAGAGCGTGCCGGCGGCCTGCACCTCGATAACGCCCGGGTACTCTCCTAAGGAGATTTGTGCGCCGGGAGCAAGGTCGTTTTAGCGCCAGGATACTTCATGCCGGCGGCTAACTTTCGCCCGGTATCTTAGCTTGGCTTTCCTATGTAACCGTATGGCTAATTCCCCTCTCTGGCGCTGTATGCCTGCTTAAAACATGTACTTGGAGGCAGTAGCTTGCAACAACTTCCCTGGCCTGAACTTGGACTGCTTTATGAGAAAGCTTACCATGAAGCGATTTCCCTTCATGGTGACTTGGCCGTAAATTTCATAACCTATGTCGCACGGCTCGATGCGGTTGTCAGCCATCAGCTCACATCCGGGTTCTCACTATCGGAGGCGCTGGCTTGTTTCGAGAGATTGCACACCGGCGATCTGTACCTGGCGATGGCCTGCGCGCAGGCGAGCGAAGCCGCCTGGCGGCGGTTTTCGTTGCTTTATCAGCAACCCGCGCGTGAAGTGGCTCGGCGCATCATACCGTCCAGGTCACAGGCCGATGAGCTCGCCGACAGCGCCATGGGTCATGTCTTCCTACCCGATACGGCAGGCCGCTGCCGCATCGCCTCGTTCGACGGGCGCAGCTCACTCGGCTTCTGGCTGGCGGTGGTCGTCAAGCGCCTGTCGCTCAAAGAGCGGCAGCGTGGCGGAAACCGCTTAGAACAATTGAGTGATCACGTTGAGCTCATTGATGACCAAAGCCTGGCGCGCATGGAAGCCGGGGTCAGGCGAGCACGCTACCGGCGGCTGATTCACCAAGCCCTGCCGCAGCTATCGGCCAAGCTGTCGGCTCGCGAGTTGTTGATCGTGCGTCTGCATTACCTTGAAGGGCTGAAGGCGAGCGAGATCGCCCGCCTGCTCGACGTCAACCGCTCCAGCATTACGCGGCAGCTTGAGCGGACACATGGCAAGCTAAAAAACGAAATCATCACCGGCCTACGGACGCAGAATCGGCTCACCTTTGCAGCCGTTGAAGAGTGTATTGCCGAAATGGTTGCCGATCCTGAATACGCAGTGCTTGCCATGCGCGCAGTCGCCTGAAAAGTCATGGCCAGAGGCCAGAGCGGCTTATACCTGATCGGCTCTGGCTACCGGCCTCCGAAGTGGGCCGGTGCACCTGAGCTTGACAGCAACGGGCCTGCTTATGAGTATCTATACCAATGAAGGGACCCCAGCAGGCCGCCTTCGTATCCAGGTTAAAAATCGAGGTGAAGTGTGGCACATTGCTGCCCGGCAGAAGAGATCATCGCCGCTTACGTCAGGCACACGGCAACGTCTGAAGAGCGGCGACTTGTCGAAGCACACCTGGTTGGCTGCGACAACTGCTGCGAGTTGGTGAGTTTCCTCATCTGCCTTGAGTGTAAGCCTTAGCCTGCGCCCAGCCGCCAGCTACAAGAATCCTAAGCCTATCTAACGCTATTCCTGAAGCCCGCCAAAAAAATTAGAGCTAAAGCAAAAAAAATTCTCCGGCCATAGCAACAACCGTAGGGCCGAGAATCCATGTCTATGAGGGAGAGAAAGTGGTCACGTGGCGGGCGCTGATGACGCGCCGCCGCGGGTCGTTGGATTACGGTCGCCCGGCAGTCAGCCGGGCCGAGCGCCACCGCGCGCCCGTAGTCACGTGTCCGGAGAAAGGAAAAAGGGATGTCAAAGAGGAAGAGCCGCAGGAGAACTGAGCGCCCATTACCGCAGGGCAGAAGGCGGGCCAGGCTGGTCGCCAGTCTCCTGGTGAGCTTGTTGCTGGCTGGCGTGGCGGCGGCTCGGATGGGCAGCCTGTGGTCGCCGAAGCCCTCCCCACAGGCCGGCGATCAGGTTGCTACTCAAAGCTTGGCAACCAATTCGCCCTCTAAAGAGTACGTCTACGCCGGCGGCAAGCTGGTGGCTACTGAGGAGCCCGCCCAGAACTGCACTTATACATTGTCGCCGACCAGCGGTTCGTACCCGGCGACGGCAAGCAGCGGCTCGTTCGCAGTGACGACGCAGGGTGGATGCAACTGGACGGCGACCGCCACCAACAGCTTTATTACTATCACCTCAGGCACCGGCACCGGCAATGGCACCGTAACTTTCTCTCTTGCGGCCAACAACGGCGCGGCGCGCACTGGCACGATCATGGTTCAGGCGCAGACCTTTACCGTCAATCAAGCC includes:
- a CDS encoding Crp/Fnr family transcriptional regulator, with the protein product MANRQKSNRPVQNLILMSLPTSEFDRLFPNLKLVNLTQSRVIYHPGESIREVYFPNTGMVSVLSTTSEAETIEIAMVGNEGMVGMPIFWGSETTPYRMTVQIAGAAYVMSAALLKEELKHQTALRDLLLRHTYTLIKQIAQSAICNRFHTIEQRLCRWLLTTHDRTKANGFNLTQVALSQMLGSARQRLNGAVHSLQKKELIRYMRGQILILDRSGLEMASCECYGVVKRGFEKTVYDQKIMP
- a CDS encoding sigma-70 family RNA polymerase sigma factor; the encoded protein is MQQLPWPELGLLYEKAYHEAISLHGDLAVNFITYVARLDAVVSHQLTSGFSLSEALACFERLHTGDLYLAMACAQASEAAWRRFSLLYQQPAREVARRIIPSRSQADELADSAMGHVFLPDTAGRCRIASFDGRSSLGFWLAVVVKRLSLKERQRGGNRLEQLSDHVELIDDQSLARMEAGVRRARYRRLIHQALPQLSAKLSARELLIVRLHYLEGLKASEIARLLDVNRSSITRQLERTHGKLKNEIITGLRTQNRLTFAAVEECIAEMVADPEYAVLAMRAVA